tagacAATAACTAATCAGGCATACATAACAGAAAACCGTATAAGAAAGAACAAGCGTGAGTCGGTCTTAAGGAAGaaaaagatataaaaaaatgtgtgaCTACCCTTAGAGTTTTTTAATTTGCAATGAGTCAGATGACATTAcgaaaaatacaaaaaagaatGCTACATACCTCTGTTGAATCCCCATTCAGCTCCATACTGTGTCTCTCATTCTCTATCATTTTCCTCTTATCCTCAAAGTCATTGAGCAAGTTCTCTCGTAACTCTATCTTCTTCTCTTCAAACTCTTTTGCGGCTGCCTTCTTCTCTGCTATGTATTCTCTTTCTACTACATCGTATACGTGGTCTCTGGAAGTTAACGTAGCCATATTAGAAATacatttaatatatatatatttagggaCAATCTTACGGATCGACGTAACCAttaaactaagcaaagcttgtctTGTTCTCGTAAGGCTCGACCTTGGGCTCTACTCTTAGTACCACATACCTACACTACATACTAGGGTtaaaccaagacaagtctgcaacgattttgatagcatacgcagtgcaaatgttatttatacgtcataatttaatagatgattgacatttaaaataacacttgcactgtgtgtgctatcaaaatcgttgcagacttatcttggtctaacttgggcaagttaaataaaaggcatTTCCCCTCATTGTCACCTCAAAGCCAGTGGAGAACTTAGACGGATTCTAATGTTTGTACGAGTATCATGTAATGTAATGTTtatgtgtatttaagtatttgtatattataattataatcgttgtctgagtacccacaacacaagccttcttgagcttaccgtgggacttagtcaatttgtgtaagaatgaccctataatattaaaaaaaaccggtcaagtgcgagtcggactcgcgttcaagggttccgtacattactcaatttttaacaatgtatttgtttatgtggaacgtgaatgacatgtctttaaaaaacccttagaggttggatcaaaaactaagtaattaacccgtggagcgccctattGTCACACGTGTTATAGTAACTcctataggagttccatactacggtaatactcgggcgctccacgggttaagtcTGActtacgcttgactgcacatctctaacaggttttcctgtcatctataggaaaagaactattttgtgtattttatgcaaaattttagacccagtagtttcggagataaagggccGGAATGGTTGGATagccagacagacagacgcacgagtgatcctataaaggttccgttttttccttttgaggtacggaaccctaaaaaatgagtatgagtaatgATCCTTCGATGTTCATGGCAGCCTTACTTGTATATCTTGTTGAGCCTGAGTCTCTCGTGCAGCTGGTGTTCTAGTCTCTTCACGCGGCGCGTGTACTCCGGGTGAACTCCATCCTCTAGCTGTTGCAACTGCTTCTTTAGGCTCGCTAACTTGTCTTGATACAATCTAGAAAAATAGAGATTTATGTTGAATTTTAGTTGtaaggcccaccatacaaaatttttctcattttaatttttaccTTGTTCTACAATAAATTGGGatgaattttatttgtttttgtaagcaactagcgacccgccccagcttcgcacgggttacacaaaaccttaacaaattatacacctaaaccttcctcaagaatcactctattgataggtgaaaaccgcatgaaaatcctttcagtagtttttgagtttatcgcaaacatacaaacagacagaggcagcaggggactttgttttataaggtatagTCTTCTACCTGCCACTttgtgtaaaattatttcatatCCCACttcagtagtaaattttatgacCCTTTTCATCCAGTTataatacagggtggaacatttctagagactgagctgaaaggataatgttatcgaagtgatctacaatcgagttattataatcgtaaagctgaagtaacaagtaaaacaaaatcaataaaatgaaatatttttatatcagtgacaaccctacagagatatttatattttaaattgacacatgtcatgtcatacaataggatctacttgctagggttgtaacatacagatttatgcactaatgtttaacaaactgtatctctaaaacggttagaaatattaatgtgataagtgaaaaataaagtatgtagcctaaacaattccccgtttgcgtaaaagtccttcattctgttccacccgatataaaaCTATCTTATAGTACCAacatttttatgaataagtggGTTAGGCTTTTAGATGCTCAGTAATTTCTTTTTGGTTGCTTGTACATGATATTTATGGgttaattttgtatgtaaatagtTTAAGCCCTGAAAATGAATACAGGCTACACTTTTGAAAATTCATTTCATAGGGATCATGCATACATATTAATGAATAATACATATTAATTTGCAAACATACACATAACCTTGTTGTTCAAGCATGTATTTACAATGATGTAGTGATAAGGCAGACATGTAGATAAAACATTGCAAGTTGttgataaaaataaactatagtATGgcctttttttttcacttatatGATGCAATGAGATTtccaattagtttttttttttgtaatattgtgAAAAATAACTTACTGTTCTTTATGCTCCAGAGGTTCGTCATTGTTGGGTATGTCTGTCTCACTAGCTTCCTCAGTATCTGTAATACAATAATAACCAAAATTAACAACAAAAATAACATAATCACATGCATCTTAAGGCACCAGCCTGTTGACCACATTAGCGCCACTAAATCAAGGTGAAAGTGACATCTTTACAGCTACGTTACGTCACGGAACGCTCCCACCACAAATACGCGGGAACACTAACCTCTTACCCCTATCCTAatgaacctaacctaattaCATTTACGTAACTTCTGTTTATAAACAACGTGCACACTCTTGTCACGGCCGCGAGTCACCAATCCAGATAAAATAGACGTAAAATGACGCCAAAATCACCTGATGACATTCATCGTAAACAAACCGTACCTTCGTCACTGTCGTCCGCTGGTGGCGGTGGTATTGCATCCTCCTGCTCCCTGTATTCGTCCAGGTCGTCGTACCCGTCGTCTTCGAAGTCGTACTCATCGCCCGGGCCCGAATATGGTGATCCTTGGTAAGACATAGTCGAGGCGACGCGTAGAAGTTGCATACAGATTGACTGCGAACACCGTCTCAGAAGCAAACTCTGGACACGGGAACGTAAGATAACAACCCTTGCAACAAGTTACAGGTGCCACTTATGTCACTCATATAAAGAAATTACATTAAAAACCACTACGACGAAACAACGAAATTGGAGCAAATTGAAGTTGTTTTACGTCAAACTCGACATCGACAAAAGCATCTTTCGAAATAAGTCCACTAATTTACATTGACTTACAGATCTGGTCACAATATTTAAAATGCCATAGTGTATAGCAATGATCTATATACAAGAAAGAGATCGCTATATAACCTTGACAAGATGAATTGTCTACTTAATTTTGTAGGGTTATGGCAAAGACAATtacaaattgttttttttaaaggaacGATTAATCGAACGTCTAGTCGATTCTTGCCAGCGATTCGACTTCTTTTAAATAGAAAGGATGTGAACTAAGTTTAAACTCAAATTTACcctttgtttttgactttctttTTATTCTTTATGTGATGAAACCGTTACTTTATATTTAATCACTTTTTTAACTAATCACTGCCTCTTTCAACTCGATACCGACTGATACCGACTCTATAGAAAAGTGGGCGGACACTGGTCACTATGGCATGTTTTATAAAAACTTTATATTTGTCTATTGTTATGATTTGACGTCATGAAGTTGGACGTCATCTTGGATGAAAAATTCtcactttattatttatatagctAAATTAAACACGTTAGACGACTTGTGTGTGTTGTTTTCGTTCATTTGTCGACTAAATTAAACCAGGTGTACAGTGATGCGTGTTTAATTGAGACTCGTTCCGTTAATTGGATGGCAGTGTAACGGTGACGCTCTACGCTTTTGTGTCGGTGATGTAATTTAGGTGGCTTCCTAGTGGCAGTCGCTACAATGGAAGAATCTTCATTTACAATCCCCGCGGACGACAATGGTGATACTGAGCTCGATCCTAGAATACAGGTCAGTGAGTGACTATATAATGTGTCAACTGTAATCGTGTACTTCTGTAACAGTAACCATGAGTGTCAACTTCGTAGATTATTTCGCCAGCGAGCACAATGGATACGatattttatatcaaaacatGAAATACGGGCTGATAGCTAGCAAAGAGTTCTCAGACTACCTCAGAGAAAGATCGAATATTGAGGAATCGAATTCTAAATTGCTGTCGAAGCTAGCGAAACAGGCGAACAGCAACTGCGCTCAAGGCACTTTCGCCCCCTTTTGGGGCGTGTTAAAATGCTCTGCCGAGAAACTGTCCAATTTGCACCAGCACATGTTTCAGAAAGTGAGTGAGCTGGTCAAAGATGTGGCAAGGTATGCCGAAGAGCTGAATAAGAAGCATAAAGCGGTGAAAGATTCCGAGTCTAGCACTCTAGAGGTGGTTCTACTTATACAAAACACTAAACAGGCTCTACAGAAGGCGAAAGACTTGTACACAAGCAAGGGGGCGGATCTAGAGAAGCTTCGCAAAGATAATGCTTCAGTGAAAGACATTGAGAAAGCTGAAGTCAAATTTAAAAAGCTACATGATGACTACAGGCAGCTAGTTGAAAAATATAACATGGTTAAACAAGATTTTGAAAAGAAAATGACACAAACATGCAAACATTTTCAAGATGTGGAAGAAGCACATTTAAAGCAAATGAAACAGTTTGTGAATGTCTATGCTGACATTATACAGAATAACCATGACCTCATGGGTCAGGTGCATAGAGATTTTAAACATCAATGTCTTGAGTTAACAGTTGAAAAACTACTAGAACAGTTCATTACTGATAAATACATGGCAATAGAGAAGGCAAACTTAGTAGAGCTGCCAGTTTCTTTACCTAAACCAGGTTCAGCTAACAACTCAATATCAGAAGCTGATCAGATATCTACAGTTTCAAATGGGTCTCACAAACCTGCACAACCCCCTAAGGCAGCTAAGAAAGAGAGCCAATCTTTTGCCAGCAAGACCTCTAGAAGGACCACATCTCTGTTAAACCTGTTCACACCCAATTTCCAAAGTAAAGATGAACCAACTGGGAGCATTGAAGGGGCCGCCCCATGCTCTGCCCCCTCTAGCCCCAGTGGAACCCCAGCCACGCCTGTAGCCCCTGATAAAGATGCAGACATGGGTCGCACAACACTCAGAGAGTCTAAATGGTTCCTACGCAGCAGAAGAACCAAAACAAAACTGAAAAAGTCCAAAAAGAAAAAGGATGAGATTTCTGAAAATTCTAACATCGGTGATAAGTCTGACTTAGAGGAAAAAGAAGAAGAGGTTCTAACAAAAGATGATCTGATGAACTCTCCAGAGGTAGATGATGAAGGGTACTGCATCAGACCTAAAGATGAGAAAGGTAGTGTTTATTCTTCATCTGATACTGACTCGGAGGAAGAGAGAGAGCAAAAGATACATGTAGAGATTAAACCTATTAGTAATGGTAGTGCTCCTATGTCGGCGAGTGTAGATGAGCTAAGAGCAACGGTTGAAAACATCTCCTTGTACAAAATTGGAACAAATACGAGGCGCGGCTCAAACGCGAACGCAAGCAAAGCCAGCAGTGACTTATTAGACTTGAACTTTTTCCAGAGTCCCACAGCCAGTAATCCCACCTCTCCCCATGGTGTCTCGAACCCTTATGCGCCTTTACAAGCTAACCAATCGCAGCTCTTAGAGAGCCCTACTCCAGTATCCACAGCAGATGTAGGAGACCTGTTTTCAGAGGTTGGAGAGATGAGCCAAACTAACATTCGAACGTCCACGCCTACAATGTCGTCTATCTCGCTCCCGCGCCCGCCTTCAAGGCGATCAGAGGGAGATTTCCGAGCCGCCGGCTCGTCAGGGTCCCGAGGGCCGTCTCCTCTCACAATAGGCATGGCTGATACAATACCCTTAGCTGTAGCCTTCCATGAGATCATACACTCATACTTCCGAGGTTCAGAAGAGTCTAAATGCCAAGTGAAAATGTCAGGAGACATGATGTTGTCCTTCCCAACTGGCATAGTAGGTGTATTAGCTAACAACCCCAATCCGGCGAAGCTCTGCTTCAGACTGAAAAACATACACAGACTAGACAACGTCCTGCCTAACAAACAACTTATTAGCATCAATGCTATGATGTCAACTCGTGACACAACCGTTGTGGAATTTAACATGCCAGCATTAACTTCTCTGCTTAAACGACAGTCTGAAAAGAACCCCACAGCTCAATACTTCAATGTAGACATATTGAAATATCAAATACGTCCAAAGGCCGGGGCAGCATCATGTCCATACCAACTAGTATCATACTGGAAATGTGAGAGAGAGCACACTGACTTGAAGGTGGATTACAAGTATAATCTCCATGCCATGAGCCCACCTTCTCCATTGCTAAACGTATCTGTGTGCGTGCCCATGGATGGAGGTGTGACGAACGTAATAGCTATGCCGAATAATACTTGGAACGCGAAAAACGAGCAAGCTCTATGGCGTTTTACTGAACTGTCCCAGCATTCTGAGGATAGGGGAGTAGGGTCTTTAAGGGCGCGATTTGAGCTGGAGCATGGGCCTTCTACAAAGGCTACGATCTCTGCTCAATTTAATTGTGAAGGTGCAACACTCTCAGGCATAGAGTTTGAGCTGATAGGCAGCGGCTACCGCCTTTCCCTGGTCAAACGCCGCTTTGTCTCTGGCAAATATATTTGTGATAGTGATATTCACTGATCGGTCCAATCCCTTATGAATGTTTGTACATACTTGTATTGTATGCGGAGTGCGTAGATTTGACTAAGCTCGTACATGTTCTGTACCTTATAGGATTGTTTCCTGTCCACTTGGAATGATTTCATGTAATTTCCTTTTTAATTAGTTGTATCCTTAAACTACATCTTGTATTAACTTTTGTAGtagttatttatgttatgattgATTAAATTCAGAGTTAACTAAATTATATTCAATATGATTAGAGATGTGCCATTTTTACATTACTTGCTGAATTGTGAGACAATAGTAATTCTACTGCAGGCTTTAAAATGTGAGTGTAGGTAcctctttttgtttatttctagtatgcATCACAAAGTTTTATGTTATTAATAAGCTTTTTTGTAATACCTATTTAAACCCCAACAAATTAAGATACTTTATGAAAATATACATGGGAATATATTAAAAGTAATTATTAAAATGTTGATTTCTCAAGTTTGACTTAAAATATATTTCGAAAATAATAGTGCCGAATTTTATGGGGTTTCAGTGGACAAcattattgtttttattgttagatCGTAATTTTGAATGATAGTTATAATTTTGTAGTGGCCTAAATGAgatgcaataaatattatagttattaGATTTGACTAACACTGTGTTTAAGCTCACAGATTTCAtaaatttaaacttataatTTTCTTCCATTGTCCAAATATTTTgagaaattaaataatattaaataactaaaatattgCAACTAATAGAATTTCTAAATCTTCAATAACTTGGCTTTGATTAATCAATTATGAATTTGATTGAATCTCggagttaatattttttttatttgaagcaTTATATTTTAAGAATTATAATAAGTCAGCATTTAGTTGCCCACCACCGCATAAATATATCTAACCATTACTCACATAAATGTTAATTTCGTTTTATTTACTCAAGAGTAATCTCATCTATTTATGTTTTATATAAAGATCCCATCATACCTAAATGTATATGaagaacatttatttaaatacctattcatGGCCTAATGCTTTGTATTATTCCAATCCATTTAAATAATGTTTAGCTAAGTGTTACTTTACCAAAACGGGAAGTGTTCATAATAAATAACAGACTACCATATATAACTTTAGATAACTGTACCTTAGTACAAGAGAACCATTCCAATTATtctaaactttaatatttaattgttaAGGGTTAGTTTTGTATAACATACTTATTCGCCTCTGGTTATTTTGGTGCGTTCAGAAATTGGCGttacatttgtttttttattctCTGGGTAGCTactcaaaaaaaaaagtttagtacTGTAACTGAATGCGTATTtttatattgtaaaatttaTCGCATGTGTAATTTCTATATAATGTAACTATTTACAATGATTATAATTTGGAAATTAAATGTAATTCTAGCCTTTTCATTGAACTTTTATTTACGGATAAGTGAAAAGAAAGAAACactaagtaagtatatttataaGTATTGTTTTGCTTAGCTATTAGTGACAGGAAACATTCCTTGAGGTGTTACTGGGCAGTTCTCATGCAAACCAAATTGTACATTCATGTATATAAAGTATTCTTTAGCTAATAAAAGTaatgtaagaaaaaaaaacaggcGCCAAAATGTATAGAAAATTTTTGACGCATTGTAAATACTGTCATCATTACAGACGTAatttaagaaaaatataaatgatggTCTCTACAAACGTCACCGATAACCGCATGCGATTTGCGATACATTGCGGCAATTGATCGATCTATAGAATTCGTTGCTCCCACTTTGCcgacaatagggtattatactgtatttaaaataaattattttacatcgtgcatgaaataaagcaccagataattattagaaaaacacagataggagttatttttaaacacaagttctatttaataaatctgatagaaatataaaaagtaggtgagttgaccgtgacgtcacgatgtaatgtttcatataaattccatattagcaaatcgttttgacagttctaaaaaagtaactgatttgactagtaagaaaataccctattatcttaaatcgcatgccatttgttgtAACGTCTGTAGAagccttaataaaaaaattgggcGCCAAAATGAATGAAAGAAAGTTTTGACACTTTGTACATACTGCCAACATGACAGCCGTAatttaagaaaaatataaacatttaaGACTCAAAGACTGTTTGTACGAGCTGTCCCTTATtcccaacatgtaaaatataaatataatcttATCTATAAGTAGATGTATGATAAATGGTATTGTCTCAGTGATGTCTCAGATGTTTCCCGTCGCTAGTTGTTGCTTGCTGTTGCCACATAATTGGGAGTACCGTGTGTGGGTGCCGTGTGACTGTCTCAAGTTTTTTAAAACTTCGCAGGTGGAGTTGGAAAAGCTGAACGCTGCCACTGATGAGATCAATAAGCTGGAATTGGAGCTGGATGTGAGTAACTCTTAAtagaaagttaaaaacattagaattcagtcagcatcaaaagtaagcTGAAACAACGCGCCTAATGTATCTGCCACCCTCGAATACTTTTTGAAATAGTGATATTATACTCTGGCAAACTCACTTTGTCGGTCGGGGTGTGCCAGAGTATATCTCTTCAGTTCGCGTTCAGAAGTATCGGCCACATTGTAATTGTTTTAcataattcattatttttgatgctgactgtacaagccGCGGAATAATAACAACGGAATCATTTCAAAAAGGAAATGAGCTCATACCTAGATCTTAGATGTAGAGCTAGATGCTAATTCCCTTTCTTGAGGTTGTATGAATGTCGGCCTTTACTTATAGTgcgaccttagagcatttagtaactggagacgccttggctgttattttctgtacaaaacagtctgccgatttctGCGGGAGGGAgggtcaaatgtatggctatttgtacatgatttgtacgtaacgtacaaatagccatgtcagataaacgtcagtccatacaaaagtttgcacaattatGCAAGGTTGTCGGCataggggtaagctcttaaaggcgactccggttatttaATGCTCTTCAAAAAaatcatactaaattgttgccatgtttaagcattttacgtcaaaaatgtgacagtcacgtaggaagtggcgcgcGTTACCTTAACACTGTGTTTACTGCTACAACATGGATTACCTATCAGTAAGATTAACGGCTCATTTAGGCGatacgagaactcgcatgcgagtttcattacattgcgggctttgatcggtcggttgaattggacgtaaacaacagtccgcaatgtaactaaaatcgcatgcgagttcgcgcgccgtctaaatcagccttaaGGGCCATTTGCACCAACCATaattaacagactgatcaacgttcACCAGAGAACTTCGAAACTTTCCATACAGCAAAATTTAACAAACGCTAAAACGGTGGCCCTAAGTCGGTTATTTGTGATTTATAGTGCGTAAAGCTTAACTATAAGAAGAATCGTCGAATAATGTTACAATGTAACAGGTAACGATGCAATTATCTTTAACATGCTTCGTGTAATACCGGCTCAAAAACGTGTAACCATTATTAAGAATGGTTGCTAATTGTCTGATATAGCAGCAAAATATATTATAAGCAGATATGTTATAAGCAGATATAACTAAGTACATCGATACAATGCTTAAAATTATCTGAAAACCACATTTATCAGTAGTGTaacaaaaattacataaaaacgGAAACACCgtcgggaaaaaaaattatgtaaattcTAAGATGCAACCTTAGCTGACAGCTAAAAAAGATGGCGTTGTTATGTTTTGTGGTCACTGAATTGTCAGGCGTCAACAGAGTTAAGTTAGTACGtaatatttatacctacaaCCGAGCTAACACCTCTTTAATTAATACGGTTAGAAAAAGACgagtagtctatctcgcgggcgagatactgtcgcgcccctcctgtgctaggcctacagaGACATACTGAGCCAAATAGGCACATCTGCTGTGAGATGAGATAGGGTTAAACCTTTTTTTGGCCACAGTGTGGGTTATAACTCACAGATTATAATGGTACCATGATGTGAAACCGAACAAAAGTATGTAGTCTTTGGTTTAGGTATGTTTCTTATATCTAAAGacatgttattttaaatgattGCAACGCCATCTGCCTTAAGCTTTGTGTTTTATCCTCATCCGAAGCTTAAATTTGTCTTAGACTTTACGTCTCATATaacaacgtgtcccaaaattcaacgataagctggcaccagaagatggacctgatcatgactactcgaggaaaaacagaaaaaaaatttatctcaatttattatggaattacaaaaaaatatttaaatcgacacccctaatggtatttttaacgaccatgtctacaatttttcaaatatttctgtttttatttttgtatcggCAACCTAAGTAGCACTCCTATCCACCACAACCCTAAAAATACCAGAATACATGTAGTTATTACACAAAAATTAATCAAAGTTAGTTTAtccttaaaattttaattttcagtcCGTAATTATTCCCTACATTTACTCTTCCCTATATTTACTcaaaaccttcgagcaacaccggcttccgaaaCATCGGCAAAACCCATTGAAACATTGGACGAGCTTCGCCAAAGAATCACACAGGCTGCGGATCATATCAATGGTAGAAGATATGCACGACTAATCAAACGatcattagggttccgtacccaaagggtaaaacgggaccctattactaagacttcgctgtccgtccgtccgtccgtccgtccgtccgtccgtccgtccgtccgtccgtccgtccgtccgtccgtccgtctgtcaccaggctgtatctcacgaaccgtgatagctagacagttgaaattttcacagatgatgtatttctgttgccgctataacaacaaatactaaaaacagaataaaataaagatttaaatggggctccc
The Cydia splendana chromosome 8, ilCydSple1.2, whole genome shotgun sequence genome window above contains:
- the LOC134792996 gene encoding sin3 histone deacetylase corepressor complex component SDS3, with protein sequence MQLLRVASTMSYQGSPYSGPGDEYDFEDDGYDDLDEYREQEDAIPPPPADDSDEDTEEASETDIPNNDEPLEHKEQLYQDKLASLKKQLQQLEDGVHPEYTRRVKRLEHQLHERLRLNKIYKDHVYDVVEREYIAEKKAAAKEFEEKKIELRENLLNDFEDKRKMIENERHSMELNGDSTEVKPVMKRILRRRANEPAPAPEKRRKPTTTLTFQLESRDIDADLRAIARHSPPPAPPRHTQPRKHVNSSCESPVRENNDSHDTRVEDGKLLFERRWFHRGQSVYVEGRDMPRFPGHIHAITDEAIWVKKTTNLERIRIYVSQLARGKVTIKRRAS
- the LOC134793007 gene encoding F-BAR domain only protein 2, with the protein product MSVNFVDYFASEHNGYDILYQNMKYGLIASKEFSDYLRERSNIEESNSKLLSKLAKQANSNCAQGTFAPFWGVLKCSAEKLSNLHQHMFQKVSELVKDVARYAEELNKKHKAVKDSESSTLEVVLLIQNTKQALQKAKDLYTSKGADLEKLRKDNASVKDIEKAEVKFKKLHDDYRQLVEKYNMVKQDFEKKMTQTCKHFQDVEEAHLKQMKQFVNVYADIIQNNHDLMGQVHRDFKHQCLELTVEKLLEQFITDKYMAIEKANLVELPVSLPKPGSANNSISEADQISTVSNGSHKPAQPPKAAKKESQSFASKTSRRTTSLLNLFTPNFQSKDEPTGSIEGAAPCSAPSSPSGTPATPVAPDKDADMGRTTLRESKWFLRSRRTKTKLKKSKKKKDEISENSNIGDKSDLEEKEEEVLTKDDLMNSPEVDDEGYCIRPKDEKGSVYSSSDTDSEEEREQKIHVEIKPISNGSAPMSASVDELRATVENISLYKIGTNTRRGSNANASKASSDLLDLNFFQSPTASNPTSPHGVSNPYAPLQANQSQLLESPTPVSTADVGDLFSEVGEMSQTNIRTSTPTMSSISLPRPPSRRSEGDFRAAGSSGSRGPSPLTIGMADTIPLAVAFHEIIHSYFRGSEESKCQVKMSGDMMLSFPTGIVGVLANNPNPAKLCFRLKNIHRLDNVLPNKQLISINAMMSTRDTTVVEFNMPALTSLLKRQSEKNPTAQYFNVDILKYQIRPKAGAASCPYQLVSYWKCEREHTDLKVDYKYNLHAMSPPSPLLNVSVCVPMDGGVTNVIAMPNNTWNAKNEQALWRFTELSQHSEDRGVGSLRARFELEHGPSTKATISAQFNCEGATLSGIEFELIGSGYRLSLVKRRFVSGKYICDSDIH